In the genome of Oxalobacter aliiformigenes, one region contains:
- a CDS encoding DNA internalization-related competence protein ComEC/Rec2: MHSAIVGFIFGIAWLYQQSTLPNKAVLSGIAILSFFFLCLSFFPQFTRRLPLAAPVSRAIAGFAFGIVWASILAFQVLNQNLPEAMENRDMVLTGTVTSLPQLSEDGVRFRFAVEKAVYENRPVTIPDKIMLSWNNGHAPFVGKQARNVLPGQKWQFNVRLKRPHGNANPGGFDYELWLFEQGIRATGYVSNDARLPYQNDLIEPFVFSPANMIDLIRYRLRDRIYRALPECEYAGVIAALVIGDQNAISQSDWEVFNRTGISHLVAISGLHITLVSGLFAGLASALWRRSFFTKRQLPLLLPAQKAAAVAGAFMALVYVALAGFGIPARRTLCMIAIVALALWRGQLTRFSHILLSAAGIVLFFDPVALMKPGFWLSFGAVACILYATAGRTQRIDEKATGFVRLRHNFASAARTQWAVTVGLVPLTMLFFGRISVIGPVANAIAIPVVSLFITPLALLGSILPSPLTGMVLKPVHAVVRLLAVFLEWLGTFPFAVWSAPAPSFYLIVFAMAGTLWMLAPKGWPLRYVGALCWFPLFLSVPTHPGYGEAHINVFDVGQGSAVFIETQKHRLLFDTGPLYLPKSDAADRTILPYLQSRGIGKLDAIIVSHGDNDHSGGLLTLTREIPVSEIHSSMPPDSLLVRVLPKHRPCLAGQRWEWEGIRFEILYPDSDDYLDKPNKTNSLSCVLKVSNAKYSFLLTGDIESGEERELVSRHGNELQSDILIVPHHGSKTSSSWPFLFSVKPRIAVFQAGYLNRYRHPHVQVTDRYDLIETTGYRTDRDGAILFWMGDTLEEKNYRTIRKRFWHTPRNAGRISGNAP; this comes from the coding sequence ATGCATAGTGCGATTGTCGGCTTCATCTTCGGTATAGCATGGCTCTACCAGCAATCAACACTTCCCAATAAAGCCGTTCTGTCTGGCATCGCAATCCTTTCGTTTTTCTTTCTGTGCCTTTCCTTCTTCCCGCAGTTCACCCGTCGCCTGCCGCTGGCGGCTCCGGTCTCGAGAGCCATTGCCGGATTCGCCTTCGGTATCGTCTGGGCATCAATCCTGGCCTTTCAGGTTCTGAACCAGAATCTTCCGGAAGCCATGGAAAATCGGGACATGGTTCTGACCGGTACCGTTACGTCCTTGCCGCAACTCTCCGAAGACGGTGTCCGCTTCCGGTTTGCCGTCGAAAAAGCCGTTTACGAAAACCGGCCTGTCACCATCCCCGACAAAATCATGCTTTCATGGAACAACGGCCATGCTCCTTTTGTCGGCAAACAGGCCCGCAACGTGCTTCCCGGGCAGAAATGGCAATTCAATGTCCGTCTGAAACGGCCTCACGGCAATGCCAATCCCGGTGGATTCGATTACGAACTCTGGCTTTTCGAGCAGGGTATCCGCGCTACCGGCTATGTCAGCAACGACGCCAGATTGCCTTATCAAAACGATTTGATCGAACCATTCGTTTTCTCACCGGCCAACATGATTGATCTGATCCGTTACCGGCTCAGGGATCGTATTTATCGTGCATTGCCTGAATGCGAATATGCCGGGGTGATTGCGGCACTGGTCATCGGCGACCAGAATGCCATTTCCCAGTCGGACTGGGAAGTTTTCAACCGGACAGGCATTTCCCATCTGGTCGCCATTTCCGGCCTGCACATCACACTGGTATCCGGGCTTTTCGCCGGGCTGGCCAGCGCTCTCTGGCGACGTTCCTTTTTCACGAAAAGACAATTACCGCTTCTGCTGCCCGCCCAGAAAGCGGCGGCTGTCGCCGGCGCATTCATGGCACTCGTCTACGTGGCACTGGCCGGTTTCGGCATACCGGCCAGAAGAACACTCTGCATGATCGCCATCGTCGCACTGGCATTGTGGAGAGGACAGTTGACCCGTTTTTCCCATATCCTTCTGTCCGCAGCCGGTATCGTTCTGTTTTTCGACCCGGTCGCTCTCATGAAGCCGGGTTTCTGGCTGTCATTCGGAGCAGTCGCCTGTATTCTGTACGCAACAGCAGGAAGAACACAGCGGATCGATGAAAAAGCAACCGGTTTCGTCCGGTTGCGCCACAATTTTGCCAGTGCTGCCCGGACGCAATGGGCCGTTACCGTCGGTCTGGTTCCGTTGACCATGCTGTTTTTTGGCCGGATATCCGTGATCGGCCCTGTCGCCAACGCCATCGCCATTCCGGTCGTCTCCCTTTTCATTACACCGCTGGCCCTGCTCGGCAGCATTCTGCCTTCGCCACTGACCGGCATGGTTTTAAAACCCGTCCATGCCGTCGTCAGGCTGCTGGCCGTATTTCTCGAATGGCTGGGCACTTTTCCGTTTGCCGTCTGGTCTGCCCCGGCCCCTTCCTTTTACCTGATCGTTTTCGCAATGGCCGGAACACTCTGGATGCTTGCCCCCAAGGGCTGGCCCCTGCGATACGTCGGCGCACTCTGCTGGTTTCCGCTGTTTTTATCCGTACCGACACATCCCGGCTATGGTGAAGCGCATATCAACGTTTTCGATGTCGGGCAGGGAAGTGCCGTCTTCATCGAAACGCAAAAACATCGGCTGCTGTTTGATACCGGCCCCTTGTATTTACCGAAATCGGATGCCGCCGACCGAACCATTCTTCCTTATCTGCAATCCCGGGGTATCGGAAAACTTGACGCCATAATCGTCTCCCATGGCGACAACGACCATTCGGGCGGACTGCTTACACTGACGAGAGAGATCCCCGTCAGCGAAATCCATTCATCCATGCCGCCCGATTCATTGCTTGTCAGAGTCCTTCCAAAACACAGGCCATGTCTGGCCGGACAACGCTGGGAATGGGAAGGCATCCGTTTTGAAATCCTGTATCCCGACAGTGACGATTATCTTGACAAACCAAATAAAACCAATAGCTTAAGTTGTGTTCTTAAAGTATCAAACGCAAAATATTCTTTTCTTCTGACAGGTGATATCGAAAGTGGAGAAGAAAGGGAACTGGTCAGCCGTCACGGCAATGAACTGCAATCGGATATCCTGATCGTTCCGCATCACGGCAGCAAAACCTCCTCAAGCTGGCCGTTCCTTTTTTCCGTCAAACCCCGTATCGCTGTTTTTCAGGCCGGTTACCTGAACCGTTACCGGCACCCCCATGTTCAGGTCACGGATCGTTACGATCTCATTGAAACCACCGGCTATCGTACGGACAGGGATGGTGCCATCCTGTTCTGGATGGGCGATACTCTGGAAGAGAAAAACTATCGCACGATACGGAAACGATTCTGGCACACTCCCCGCAATGCCGGCCGGATTTCCGGAAACGCCCCCTGA
- a CDS encoding CTP synthase translates to MTKFVFVTGGVVSSLGKGIAAASLAAILESRGLKVTMIKLDPYINVDPGTMSPFQHGEVFVTDDGAETDLDLGHYERFISTRMHKVNNFTTGQIYESVIRKERRGEYLGKTVQVIPHITNEIQNFIYRGAKGYDVALVEIGGTVGDIESLPFLEAARQLSLRAEKNSTVFIHLTLVPYIASAGELKTKPTQHSVQKLREIGIYPDALLCRADRPIPEDERAKISLFSNVREDAVISVWDADTIYKIPQMLHDQGLDAIVCKKLELDPPPADLSVWTKLVYALEHPEREVSICMVGKYVDLTESYKSLIEAIRHAGIHTGCKVNIDFLDSEEIESKGTDHLAKYDAILVPGGFGKRGVEGKIATAQYAREHKVPYLGICLGMQVALIEFARHVAGLSNANSTEFDPDTDQPVVALITEWQNRSGQIEQRDENSDLGGTMRLGAQTCAVEPGTLAAEIYGNVVTERHRHRYEANNLYLDRLKEAGLVVSALTPTEKLCEIMELPRTGPHAHPWFIGVQYHPEFKSTPRDGHPLFTAFIKAAIANRQARETKGNNA, encoded by the coding sequence ATGACCAAGTTTGTATTTGTCACAGGCGGCGTTGTTTCATCCCTCGGTAAAGGGATCGCCGCTGCATCTCTTGCCGCCATTCTGGAATCGCGCGGCCTGAAAGTTACCATGATCAAGCTGGACCCGTACATCAACGTGGATCCCGGTACCATGAGCCCGTTTCAGCACGGTGAAGTTTTCGTGACCGACGATGGTGCGGAAACCGATCTCGATCTGGGCCATTACGAACGATTCATCTCCACCCGGATGCACAAGGTGAACAATTTCACCACGGGACAGATTTATGAATCCGTCATTCGCAAGGAACGGCGCGGCGAATATCTGGGCAAGACCGTTCAGGTCATTCCCCATATCACCAATGAAATCCAGAATTTCATTTATCGCGGCGCCAAAGGTTACGATGTTGCGCTAGTCGAAATCGGTGGTACCGTCGGCGATATCGAATCGCTGCCGTTTCTGGAAGCGGCACGCCAGCTGAGTCTTCGCGCCGAAAAGAATTCGACGGTTTTCATTCACCTGACGCTGGTTCCCTATATCGCCTCCGCCGGTGAACTGAAAACGAAACCGACCCAGCACAGTGTCCAGAAACTGCGCGAAATCGGCATTTATCCTGACGCGTTGCTCTGCCGCGCCGACCGGCCGATTCCTGAAGACGAACGCGCCAAAATATCCCTGTTTTCCAATGTACGGGAAGACGCGGTCATTTCCGTCTGGGATGCCGATACCATTTACAAGATTCCGCAAATGCTCCACGACCAGGGACTGGACGCCATTGTCTGCAAGAAACTGGAACTTGATCCGCCACCGGCCGATCTGTCGGTGTGGACCAAGCTGGTCTACGCACTTGAACATCCTGAAAGGGAAGTCTCGATCTGCATGGTCGGGAAATACGTCGATCTGACAGAATCCTACAAATCCCTGATCGAAGCGATCCGCCATGCTGGCATCCATACCGGCTGCAAGGTCAATATCGACTTTCTGGATTCGGAGGAAATCGAATCGAAGGGAACGGATCATCTGGCGAAATATGACGCGATCCTTGTTCCGGGCGGATTCGGCAAACGCGGTGTGGAAGGAAAAATCGCCACGGCGCAATACGCCCGTGAACACAAGGTGCCTTATCTCGGCATCTGTCTCGGCATGCAGGTGGCCCTGATCGAATTCGCCCGCCATGTTGCCGGACTGTCAAACGCCAATTCGACCGAATTCGATCCCGACACCGACCAGCCGGTTGTCGCCCTGATCACCGAATGGCAAAACCGCAGCGGGCAAATCGAACAACGCGACGAAAATTCCGATCTGGGCGGTACCATGCGGCTGGGAGCGCAGACCTGTGCCGTCGAACCCGGAACACTGGCCGCCGAAATTTACGGCAATGTCGTTACCGAACGCCATCGCCACCGTTATGAAGCCAACAACCTGTACCTTGACCGCTTGAAAGAAGCCGGACTGGTTGTTTCCGCCCTGACACCGACAGAGAAACTGTGCGAAATCATGGAACTGCCCCGGACCGGCCCGCATGCCCATCCCTGGTTCATCGGCGTTCAGTACCATCCTGAATTCAAGTCGACTCCCCGTGATGGCCATCCGCTCTTTACGGCTTTCATCAAGGCGGCAATCGCCAACAGACAAGCCCGCGAAACAAAAGGAAACAATGCATGA
- the kdsA gene encoding 3-deoxy-8-phosphooctulonate synthase: MKLCGFEIGLDKPFFLIAGPCVIESRQLAIDTAGALKEMTSELGIPFIYKSSYDKANRSSSSSFRGPGMEKGLDILADVKKQFNIPVLTDVHTESEIVPVARTVDVLQTPAFLCRQTDFIQACARSGKPVNIKKGQFLAPDDMTNVVKKAKEAAREAGLSEDSFTVCERGASFGYNNLVSDMRSLSIMRKTGCPVVFDATHSVQLPGGLGDASGGQREFVPVLARAAIAVGVAGLFMETHPNPAEAKSDGPNAVPLDRMKELLTQLIALDKVVRQGNMSSFTF, translated from the coding sequence ATGAAACTTTGCGGTTTTGAAATCGGACTCGACAAACCGTTCTTTCTTATTGCCGGTCCATGCGTGATCGAATCCCGCCAGCTGGCGATCGATACGGCCGGCGCCTTAAAAGAAATGACATCCGAACTGGGAATCCCGTTCATTTACAAATCGTCCTACGACAAGGCAAACCGTTCGTCCTCCTCGTCTTTTCGCGGACCGGGTATGGAAAAAGGGCTCGACATCCTGGCCGATGTCAAAAAACAGTTCAATATACCGGTATTGACCGATGTTCATACCGAATCGGAAATCGTGCCGGTCGCCCGGACAGTTGACGTCCTGCAAACACCGGCTTTCCTGTGCCGCCAGACAGACTTCATCCAGGCCTGTGCCCGTTCCGGCAAGCCCGTCAATATCAAAAAAGGACAGTTCCTTGCTCCGGACGACATGACAAACGTTGTGAAAAAAGCGAAAGAGGCTGCCCGGGAAGCCGGTCTTTCGGAAGACAGTTTCACCGTCTGTGAACGGGGAGCGTCGTTCGGCTATAACAATCTGGTTTCCGATATGCGTTCCCTGTCCATCATGCGCAAAACGGGCTGCCCCGTCGTATTCGACGCCACCCATTCGGTCCAGTTGCCGGGAGGACTGGGCGATGCCTCTGGCGGACAACGTGAATTCGTCCCTGTTCTGGCCCGCGCCGCCATTGCCGTTGGCGTCGCCGGTCTCTTCATGGAAACACACCCGAATCCGGCCGAAGCGAAATCCGATGGTCCCAATGCCGTCCCGCTGGACCGCATGAAAGAACTGCTGACACAACTCATCGCACTGGACAAAGTCGTCAGGCAGGGTAATATGTCGAGTTTCACTTTTTAA
- the eno gene encoding phosphopyruvate hydratase, which yields MSAIVDLIGREILDSRGNPTVECDVLLESGVMGRAAVPSGASTGSREAIELRDGDAGRYNGKGVLKAIEHINTEIAEAIIGLDASEQAFLDRTLIDLDGTENKSRLGANAMLAVSMAVAKAAAEEAGLPLYRYFGGSGIMQLPVPMMNIINGGAHADNNLNIQEFMIIPVGARTFSDAVRCGAEIFHTLKKILQEKGLTTSVGDEGGFAPSVAHHEEAIELIITAIEKAGYVPGTDVCIGLDCAASEFYRDGKYHLTGEGLVLTSEEFTHLLETWCDKYPILSIEDAMSEDDWEGWAYLTEKLGKRVQLVGDDLFVTNTKILREGIQKGIANSILIKINQIGTLTETFAAIEMAKRAGYTAVVSHRSGETEDSTIADIAVGTNALQIKTGSLSRSDRIAKYNQLLRIEEDLGEVASYPGKSAFYNLK from the coding sequence ATGAGCGCAATCGTTGACCTCATCGGACGCGAAATTCTCGATTCCCGCGGCAATCCGACCGTCGAATGTGACGTCCTGCTGGAATCAGGTGTCATGGGGCGTGCCGCCGTTCCTTCCGGAGCCTCTACAGGATCGCGCGAAGCGATCGAATTGCGTGACGGCGATGCCGGCCGTTACAACGGAAAAGGCGTACTGAAAGCCATCGAACATATCAATACCGAAATCGCCGAGGCGATTATCGGACTGGACGCCAGCGAACAGGCGTTTCTGGACCGTACCCTGATCGATCTGGACGGAACGGAAAACAAGAGCCGTCTGGGTGCCAACGCCATGCTGGCCGTTTCCATGGCTGTCGCCAAGGCGGCAGCCGAAGAAGCAGGACTGCCGCTTTACCGTTATTTCGGCGGTTCCGGTATCATGCAATTGCCCGTTCCGATGATGAATATCATCAATGGCGGAGCCCATGCCGACAACAATCTGAATATTCAGGAATTCATGATCATTCCTGTGGGAGCCCGTACCTTTTCCGACGCTGTCCGGTGCGGTGCGGAAATTTTCCATACCCTGAAAAAAATCCTTCAGGAAAAAGGGCTGACGACATCCGTCGGTGACGAAGGCGGTTTCGCGCCTTCCGTTGCCCATCATGAAGAAGCCATTGAACTCATTATCACCGCCATCGAAAAGGCCGGTTACGTTCCTGGCACCGATGTCTGTATCGGCCTGGATTGCGCCGCCAGCGAATTCTACCGGGATGGGAAATATCACCTGACAGGAGAAGGACTGGTGCTGACATCGGAAGAATTCACCCATTTGCTGGAAACATGGTGTGACAAATACCCGATCCTTTCCATCGAAGACGCCATGTCGGAAGACGACTGGGAAGGCTGGGCCTATCTGACGGAAAAACTGGGCAAACGCGTCCAGCTGGTTGGCGACGATTTGTTCGTCACGAATACCAAGATCCTGCGTGAGGGAATCCAGAAGGGCATTGCCAATTCCATTCTGATCAAGATCAACCAGATCGGAACACTGACCGAAACGTTTGCCGCGATCGAAATGGCAAAACGTGCCGGTTATACCGCTGTCGTTTCCCATCGTTCCGGTGAAACGGAAGATTCCACCATCGCCGATATCGCCGTCGGAACCAATGCATTGCAGATCAAGACCGGTTCGCTTTCCCGTTCCGACCGCATCGCGAAATACAACCAGCTCCTGCGTATCGAGGAAGATCTTGGAGAAGTCGCAAGCTATCCTGGCAAAAGCGCGTTTTATAATCTGAAATAA
- the ftsB gene encoding cell division protein FtsB produces MRPITIVLAVLLIIIQYPLWLGKGGWLRVWELHRQLEAVQARNEEQRLKNAKLASEVQSLNEGTEAIEERARSELSMIKKGEIFIQLLEDPKDDKKTTDLTENQIRKE; encoded by the coding sequence ATGCGTCCGATCACAATCGTACTGGCAGTCCTGCTGATCATCATCCAGTATCCTCTCTGGCTGGGGAAAGGAGGGTGGTTGCGTGTCTGGGAACTGCACAGGCAGCTGGAAGCCGTTCAGGCCAGAAATGAAGAACAGCGACTGAAAAACGCCAAACTCGCATCCGAAGTCCAGAGCCTGAATGAAGGAACAGAAGCGATTGAAGAACGTGCACGCAGCGAACTTTCCATGATCAAAAAAGGAGAAATTTTCATCCAGCTGCTGGAAGATCCCAAAGATGACAAAAAAACCACAGATTTAACAGAAAATCAGATCCGGAAAGAGTGA
- a CDS encoding glutaredoxin domain-containing protein has protein sequence MKNLIEMYVVEGHKACDLACQFLESRGIPFKKIVVGIDMNLAVEMWARSGCHTLPQIFIGYDHVGGLPELLDMAESGELDKVLAEN, from the coding sequence ATGAAAAATTTAATTGAAATGTACGTCGTGGAAGGTCACAAGGCCTGTGACCTGGCCTGCCAGTTTCTGGAATCCAGAGGCATACCTTTCAAGAAGATCGTTGTCGGAATCGACATGAACCTGGCTGTTGAAATGTGGGCACGGTCCGGATGCCACACCTTGCCGCAGATTTTCATCGGATACGACCATGTCGGCGGTCTTCCCGAGCTGCTGGATATGGCGGAAAGCGGTGAACTGGACAAAGTGCTGGCCGAAAACTGA
- a CDS encoding DUF3829 domain-containing protein has protein sequence MKFVAIALPVILIAAAGLAGCDQTEKPASASVSRDAMNSPDIENVSSVKLDLYTRAYYLLMNSPDSLRPSYNTFHQARKAKIPDDIRFSSSASLEKGLELFKKGLAIHGGGMDDLDEAVRDTLLAGFRLQKDELELEPYFRKQEYRDDQLAKAKASYMTIQADYEAMFGYMDKIETLLFKYRKTESEKRMAVFREKKDWLGYYTEESLLNAQDLLALFSESDDSVKNTDLYSRGDEILLHLESSLVSQRKAFEEARKNNTKHIGDYSAINRILTSYIGSYRDLRQHKAIGDLSAMYKKYNDALVAYRRASRFQN, from the coding sequence ATGAAATTTGTTGCGATTGCCTTACCTGTCATACTGATTGCCGCCGCCGGGCTGGCAGGTTGTGACCAGACCGAAAAACCGGCTTCAGCCAGCGTCAGCCGGGATGCAATGAATTCCCCTGACATTGAAAATGTCTCTTCAGTGAAACTTGACCTTTACACCCGGGCATATTATCTGCTGATGAACAGTCCTGACAGTCTCCGGCCATCCTACAATACCTTTCATCAGGCAAGAAAAGCGAAAATCCCCGACGATATCCGTTTCTCGTCATCCGCCAGCCTTGAAAAAGGACTGGAACTTTTCAAAAAAGGACTCGCCATTCATGGCGGCGGCATGGATGATCTCGATGAAGCCGTTCGCGATACGCTGCTTGCAGGCTTCCGGCTGCAAAAGGATGAACTCGAACTGGAACCCTATTTCCGCAAACAGGAATACCGTGACGACCAGCTGGCGAAAGCAAAGGCATCCTATATGACCATACAGGCCGACTACGAAGCCATGTTTGGTTACATGGACAAAATCGAAACACTCCTGTTCAAATACAGAAAAACCGAATCCGAAAAAAGAATGGCCGTTTTCCGCGAAAAGAAAGACTGGCTGGGTTACTATACCGAAGAAAGTCTTCTGAACGCCCAGGATTTGCTGGCGCTGTTCAGTGAATCGGATGATTCGGTCAAAAATACCGACCTGTATTCCAGAGGCGATGAAATTCTTCTCCATCTGGAATCCTCGCTTGTTTCCCAGCGCAAGGCCTTTGAAGAAGCACGCAAAAACAACACGAAACATATCGGAGACTATTCCGCCATCAATCGTATCCTGACAAGTTATATCGGGAGTTATCGCGATCTCAGGCAACACAAGGCAATCGGTGACCTGTCTGCCATGTACAAGAAGTACAACGATGCACTTGTAGCCTACAGACGTGCCAGCCGCTTCCAGAACTGA
- a CDS encoding DUF3829 domain-containing protein, with protein sequence MKYPILFRLALFFVCPLSLCGCYYAIPTIVEAVNQNRLQSESEGAILESNTGALKFVSNSDKITAEKLNAYIRGYNCIMVGSWSLWPSYNTFTNHTLKSRSTDTISFPVVDGLEKGLDWLKKGISYEQVSMPELDEAIAACIAAGEKLYTDEQTSLPYFRNQMYRRDNMAGAKKIFPVLQKDYDNMIAAMNKAGSILIGMQKTETERRMTAYRAQKTMVGYNTEKSLLYAQEIVMLFNSPENSIADREKYIEGDRLIAEMTTALATQRKILNDVYPLRDRSGGVDSIHDHLTEMIASYHIMKKKKTARSFNRMMKRYSDAIESYNRSLKFARPI encoded by the coding sequence ATGAAATATCCCATTCTTTTCCGGCTGGCCCTGTTTTTCGTTTGTCCGCTTTCCCTGTGCGGCTGTTACTATGCCATTCCGACCATCGTCGAAGCCGTGAACCAGAACCGGCTGCAATCGGAATCCGAAGGTGCGATACTCGAATCAAATACCGGAGCACTCAAATTCGTCTCGAACAGCGACAAAATCACGGCAGAGAAGCTCAACGCCTATATCAGGGGATACAACTGCATTATGGTCGGTTCATGGAGTCTGTGGCCGTCATACAATACCTTCACGAACCATACCCTGAAATCCCGATCAACCGACACGATTTCCTTTCCCGTTGTCGATGGTCTGGAAAAGGGGCTGGACTGGCTGAAAAAGGGAATATCATACGAACAGGTTTCCATGCCGGAACTGGATGAAGCGATTGCCGCCTGTATCGCCGCCGGTGAAAAACTCTATACAGACGAACAGACAAGCCTGCCATATTTCAGAAACCAGATGTACCGTCGTGACAACATGGCCGGAGCGAAAAAAATCTTTCCGGTTCTGCAAAAAGATTACGACAATATGATCGCCGCCATGAACAAGGCCGGTTCCATCCTGATCGGCATGCAAAAAACGGAAACGGAAAGACGGATGACCGCATACCGTGCCCAGAAAACCATGGTGGGTTACAACACGGAAAAAAGCCTTCTGTACGCCCAGGAAATCGTCATGCTTTTCAACAGTCCAGAAAACAGTATTGCAGACAGGGAAAAATACATCGAAGGCGACAGGCTGATAGCGGAAATGACAACAGCTCTCGCCACGCAGCGGAAAATACTGAACGATGTTTATCCCCTGCGCGACAGAAGTGGAGGAGTGGACAGTATCCACGATCATCTGACGGAAATGATCGCAAGCTACCACATCATGAAAAAGAAAAAAACCGCACGCTCGTTCAACCGCATGATGAAACGTTACAGCGACGCTATCGAAAGTTACAACCGTTCCCTCAAATTTGCGCGACCGATATAG
- a CDS encoding porin, producing the protein MNKKLLVTLMAMGLTGIAHAQTNVTIYGTVDTGLIKETGSDVRMGSNDDSLIGFKGTEELGSGMKATFQLERRFDLNNGVKFSGNNALDILQGADPDGEDGVEWQGAANVGLQGDVWGAVRLGRVNSILIENFGDLDPFAVTGVATALVGNNILYSEQLANTIRYDSPSWAGFGFSASYTLGQDTHHGNGSDIFGGKGYDDYGNDGFGIGLKYDNGPLMLTANYERLADSDKSWLWNAGGAYTYEGFTVSLGYQSTKVKSAAAYVLADVDSEIDQKDWLVGLQYNTGPHTVKFSYNRGEVESHTEYDGKANKYSLGYTYDMSKRTSLYAMVAYTDSDNDSVGEIYNSNGVADDSVTGVQIGITHNF; encoded by the coding sequence ATGAATAAAAAATTACTCGTCACTTTAATGGCTATGGGACTGACAGGCATTGCACATGCCCAGACCAACGTCACCATTTACGGTACGGTGGATACCGGTCTGATCAAGGAAACCGGCTCCGACGTCCGCATGGGCAGCAACGACGATAGCCTTATCGGCTTCAAGGGCACGGAAGAGCTCGGTTCCGGCATGAAAGCCACCTTCCAGCTCGAAAGACGTTTCGATCTGAATAACGGCGTCAAATTCTCCGGCAACAACGCACTCGATATTCTCCAAGGGGCGGATCCTGACGGGGAAGACGGGGTCGAATGGCAGGGTGCCGCCAACGTCGGTCTGCAAGGAGATGTATGGGGTGCTGTCCGTCTTGGCCGTGTCAATAGTATTCTCATCGAAAATTTCGGTGATCTGGATCCGTTCGCTGTCACGGGTGTTGCTACTGCCCTGGTTGGCAATAATATCCTGTATTCCGAACAGCTGGCCAACACCATCCGCTACGATAGCCCGAGCTGGGCTGGCTTCGGCTTCAGCGCCAGCTATACGCTTGGCCAGGATACCCATCATGGTAATGGCAGCGATATCTTCGGTGGCAAGGGATATGACGACTATGGCAATGACGGTTTCGGCATCGGCCTGAAATACGACAACGGCCCGCTGATGCTGACCGCCAACTATGAACGGCTCGCCGATTCCGACAAATCCTGGCTGTGGAACGCTGGCGGCGCCTATACTTACGAAGGTTTCACTGTTTCCCTCGGTTATCAGAGTACCAAGGTCAAAAGCGCTGCTGCCTATGTTCTGGCCGATGTCGATTCAGAAATCGATCAGAAAGACTGGCTGGTCGGCCTGCAGTACAATACCGGCCCGCATACCGTCAAGTTCTCGTATAACCGGGGTGAAGTCGAAAGCCATACCGAATATGACGGCAAGGCCAACAAATACTCGCTGGGTTACACCTACGATATGTCCAAACGGACTTCCCTGTACGCGATGGTCGCCTATACCGACAGCGATAACGATTCCGTCGGTGAAATCTACAACAGTAACGGGGTCGCCGACGATTCCGTCACCGGTGTCCAGATCGGTATCACCCACAATTTCTGA